A window of Onychostoma macrolepis isolate SWU-2019 chromosome 01, ASM1243209v1, whole genome shotgun sequence contains these coding sequences:
- the tyrp1b gene encoding LOW QUALITY PROTEIN: tyrosinase-related protein 1b (The sequence of the model RefSeq protein was modified relative to this genomic sequence to represent the inferred CDS: deleted 1 base in 1 codon) — MWKSVCLALMCVVLTHAQFPRQCVTPEGLRSGTCCPSPTGLPNDECGSSTGRGQCVSIAADRHPHGPQYPHDGRDDRERWPLRFFNRTCQCNGNFSGFNCGRCRHGLTGPNCDQRATVVRRNVMQMSTDEKRAFVNTLDQAKRTVHPDLVICTRRYQEIFGPDGANVQCENITIYNYFVWTHYYSVSKTYMGPGQQSFGGVDFSHEGPGFVTWHRFHLLQLERDMQDMLGDPSFALPYWNFAIGGSECDICTDDLLGARSSFDTNGISSNSVFSQWRVICESVEEYETLGTICNSTETSPISRNPAGNVARPMVQRLPEPQDIIDCLELNTFDTPPYYSTSSQSFRNTIEGYSAPQGNYDPVVRSLHNLAHLFLNGTGGQTHLSPNDPIFVLLHTFTDAIFDEWLQRHTAAGTVVYPEENAPIGHNREFNMVPFWPPVRNAEMFVTAPENLGYTYEVQWPTRSYTISEIITIAIVAVVLVAVVVGGVIGCAVRARSYRSAEGLEPLLGEQFRRYSEDERHASQSVV, encoded by the exons ATGTGGAAGAGTGTGTGTTTAGCGCTAATGTGCGTTGTGCTGACGCACGCTCAGTTCCCACGTCAGTGTGTGACACCAGAAGGTCTGCGGAGTGGCACCTGCTGCCCATCACCTACTGGACTGCCCAATGATGAGTGTGGATCCAGTACTGGGAGAGGTCAATGTGTGTCC ATTGCTGCTGACCGCCATCCACACGGGCCTCAGTATCCTCACGATGGGCGGGATGATAGAGAACGATGGCCACTGAGGTTCTTTAACAGGACCTGCCAGTGTAACGGAAACTTCAGTGGATTTAACTGTGGGCGATGCCGACATGGCCTCACAGGGCCAAACTGTGATCAAAGAGCCACCGTGG TGCGACGTAACGTCATGCAGATGTCTACAGATGAGAAAAGAGCCTTTGTGAACACTCTGGACCAGGCTAAAAGAACCGTCCATCCTGACCTGGTCATCTGTACCCGTCGCTATCAGGAGATTTTTGGTCCTGATGGAGCAAATGTACAGTGTGAGAACATTACCATTTATAATTACTTTGTCTGGACCCACTACTATTCAGTCAGTAAGACTTACATGGGTCCAGGCCAGCAGAGCTTCGGAGGTGTGGATTTCTCTCACGAAGGACCAGGATTTGTCACTTGGCACCGGTTCCACCTGTTGCAACTGGAGAGGGACATGCAG gaCATGCTGGGGGACCCGTCGTTTGCCCTGCCATACTGGAACTTTGCAATAGGAGGCAGCGAGTGTGATATCTGCACTGATGACCTGCTGGGAGCCAGAAGCAGCTTTGACACCAATGGCATCAGTTCCAACTCTGTGTTCTCTCAGTGGAGAGTCATCTGTGAGAGTGTGGAGGAGTATGAGACACTGGGGACCATCTGCAACA GTACAGAGACAAGTCCAATCAGTAGAAACCCTGCTGGTAATGTGGCCCGACCCATGGTTCAAAGGTTACCAGAACCACAGGACATCATTGACTGTCTAGAGCTGAACACTTTTGACACGCCGCCATATTACTCGACTTCTTCTCAGAGCTTCAGGAACACTATTGAGG GTTACAGTGCTCCCCAGGGAAACTATGACCCAGTAGTGAGGAGTCTGCACAACCTGGCTCATTTGTTTCTCAATGGCACAGGTGGACAGACTCACCTGTCACCAAACGACCCCATCTTTGTCCTGCTTCACACGTTCACAGATGCCATCTTTGATGAATGGCTTCAGAGACACACTGctg CAGGCACAGTGGTCTATCCTGAGGAAAACGCTCCAATTGGGCACAATAGAGAGTTCAATATGGTTCCTTTTTGGCCACCAGTCAGAAATGCTGAAATGTTTGTCACCGCCCCAGAAAACCTGGGCTACACCTATGAGGTTCAGTGGCCAA CTCGGTCATACACAATTTCAGAGATCATCACCATAGCCATTGTTGCCGTGGTGCTTGTTGCGGTTGTGGTGGGAGGAGTCATCGGGTGTGCTGTTCGGGCACGTTCTTACCGCTCAGCCGAGGGCCTGGAGCCACTGCTAGGGGAACAGTTCAGGCGTTACTCAGAGGATGAGCGGCATGCTTCTCAGTCTGTGGTGTGA